Sequence from the Pedobacter sp. D749 genome:
CCGTAAGCATGCCCGCTTTCAAAACCTGCAGCAATTAATTCCTCCCAGATAACAGGAAGGTCGTTTAGGTGTGCACCAAACATATCTATCCGCTGGCCGCCTGTAATTTTGGTGTAGAGGTTGTATTTTTTAGCGACCTCGCCAATTACAATCAATTTGTCTGGTGTAATTTCTCCACCCGGAATCCTTGGTACTACAGAATATGAGCCACCTTTTTGAATGTTGGCCAGAAAACGGTCGTTGCTATCCTGAGCTACGTCGTTTCCTTTTTTAAGAATCATTTCGTTCCAAAGACTGGCAAGGAGTGAGGATACCAGCGGCTTGCAGACTTCGCAACCATCATTTTTACCCAAAGCATCCAATACTTCGTCGTAACTTTTTAGTTCATGAATGTGAATGAGGTCAAAAAGCTCTTGCCGGCTATAATTAAAGTGCTCACAGATTACATTTTTGATGTATTTACCCTGCGATTTTAAAGTATGACTCATTAAATCTTTCACCATCGGCAAACAGCCGCCACAACCTGTGCCTGCTTTGGTACATTTCTTCAGGTCATCAATATTTTCGCAAGAGCCGTCTGCTACTGCAGAACAGATATCGCCTTTACTAACACCTTCACAACTGCATATTAATGCACTATCTGGTAAACCTGTAATTCCCGCTCCGCCTGCAGATTCACTGCCTCCACGCGCACCCAATATCAGTTCTGCCGGATCTTCTGGTAAAACAATTTTGTTATTAGAGGTTTGCAACAGCAGGTTATACGCTGTTGCATCTCCAATTAATATACCTCCTAAAAGGTATTGCCCGTCATTACTAACATTTATTCTTTTATAAACTCCTTTGTGTTTGTTTTCGAAGATGATGGTGCGGCAATCCGGCTCGGTGATAAAATTATCACCAAAACTGGCTACATCGATGCCAATCAGTTTTAGTTTGGTACTCATATCAAATCCTGTGAAGGTTTTGTCGCCTTCACAAAGGTTCGCAGCCAGCACTTCGGCCATTTCATAACCCGGAGCAATCAAACCATAAATCATTCCGTCGTATAAAGCACATTCGCCAATAGCAAATACAGCCGGATCGTTGGTTTGCATTTTTTCGTCAACCACAATACCACCACGTGGACCAACCTCAATGCCGCAGGCTTTCGCTAGTTCATCGCGTGGTTTTATGCCCGCAGAGATTACCAGCATATCAACATCTAAAGCGGTATCATCACTAAACTTTAATGCAGTAATACGGCCATCACCTTCAATGCTTGTGGTGTTTTTATTTAAATGGATCTGTAAACCTAAATCTGCCAGCTTTGATTTAAGCATGTCGCTACCAGCAGCATCAATTTGTCGCGGCATTAAACGTGGCGCAAATTCAATAATACTGGTTTTTTCAATCCCCAGATCTATCAATGCTTTAGCGGCTTCTAGTCCTAATAAACCTCCTCCTATAACTGAAACTGTTTTTGACTTTTTTGCATAACTACTAATAAGGTCAAGATCTTCTATAGTACGGTAAACAAAAACACCTTCTTTCTCAATTCCGGGGATGTTAGGAACAAATGCGCCAGAACCCGTAGCAAAAACAAGGATATCGTAGCTATAATCTAAACCATTGGCGGTGTAAACTTTTTGAAGATTGCGGTCTATTTTAGTAACCGGGTTGTTAAGAAATAGGGTAATATTTTGTTCCAGATACCAGTTTTCTGTAGAAAGGGAGAGGTCGTCGGCGGTTTTGCCATTAAAATATTCACTTAAATGAACACGATCGTAAGCCCTAAGGGGTTCTTCTCCAAAAACAATAAGATTAAAAGAAGAAGTTTTTGACCTAAGCTTTTCGCAGAATTTATATCCCACCATTCCATTTCCTATTACGATTATTTGTGGTTCTTTCATAAATCTCAAGGTGTTTAGTGTTTTTTAGTTTCTGTTGGCTGTTTTTATTCCAGATT
This genomic interval carries:
- the nirB gene encoding nitrite reductase large subunit NirB — protein: MKEPQIIVIGNGMVGYKFCEKLRSKTSSFNLIVFGEEPLRAYDRVHLSEYFNGKTADDLSLSTENWYLEQNITLFLNNPVTKIDRNLQKVYTANGLDYSYDILVFATGSGAFVPNIPGIEKEGVFVYRTIEDLDLISSYAKKSKTVSVIGGGLLGLEAAKALIDLGIEKTSIIEFAPRLMPRQIDAAGSDMLKSKLADLGLQIHLNKNTTSIEGDGRITALKFSDDTALDVDMLVISAGIKPRDELAKACGIEVGPRGGIVVDEKMQTNDPAVFAIGECALYDGMIYGLIAPGYEMAEVLAANLCEGDKTFTGFDMSTKLKLIGIDVASFGDNFITEPDCRTIIFENKHKGVYKRINVSNDGQYLLGGILIGDATAYNLLLQTSNNKIVLPEDPAELILGARGGSESAGGAGITGLPDSALICSCEGVSKGDICSAVADGSCENIDDLKKCTKAGTGCGGCLPMVKDLMSHTLKSQGKYIKNVICEHFNYSRQELFDLIHIHELKSYDEVLDALGKNDGCEVCKPLVSSLLASLWNEMILKKGNDVAQDSNDRFLANIQKGGSYSVVPRIPGGEITPDKLIVIGEVAKKYNLYTKITGGQRIDMFGAHLNDLPVIWEELIAAGFESGHAYGKGLRTVKSCVGSTWCRFGLHDSVSFAIRIEERYRGIRAPHKFKSAVSGCIRECAEAQSKDFGIIATEKGWNLYVCGNGGSKPQHALLLATDLDSETCIKYIDRFLMFYIRTADPLTRTATWLNKMDGGIDYLRNVITNDSLGMAAQWENEIENLIASYKCEWKEAVENPAIRKRFSHFVNAPEDKDPTIEFVEMRGQKRTAEWKTV